In Haloimpatiens massiliensis, the following are encoded in one genomic region:
- a CDS encoding M20 metallopeptidase family protein codes for MDFFTKALEIKDEVIGYRRDFHQHPELDYELPRTSSIIKEFLKKENIEYRETAQSGICALIKGNGNKTIAIRADMDALPIQDKKNCPYSSLEKNKMHACGHDAHMAILMGTAKILNSIKNTLRGNVKLLFEPAEETTGGAKVMVKEGVLDDPNVDAVIGLHVEEWLNVGEIGLKRGVVNAASNPFTIKIIGKGGHGASPNDTVDPIVISANVINALQTIISREISPTDPGVITIGSIHGGTAQNIIPDEVEIKGIMRTMKKEQREYVNKRFVELVEGIVSSMRGKCEINIEESYPNLYNEDMLLEKFKKVSTKIFRENNVKMLEEPRMGVESFAYFSMERPSVFYYLGCRNEERGIISPAHSSLFDIDEECIPYGIAMHCAFVEEFLNS; via the coding sequence ATGGATTTTTTTACAAAAGCTTTAGAGATAAAAGATGAAGTTATAGGATATAGAAGAGATTTTCATCAGCACCCTGAGTTAGATTACGAATTGCCTAGAACTTCTAGTATAATTAAAGAGTTTCTAAAAAAAGAAAATATAGAGTATAGAGAGACAGCTCAAAGTGGTATATGTGCTCTAATAAAGGGAAATGGCAATAAAACCATAGCTATAAGGGCAGATATGGACGCACTTCCTATTCAGGATAAAAAAAATTGCCCATATTCATCTTTAGAAAAAAATAAAATGCATGCCTGTGGTCATGATGCCCATATGGCTATTTTAATGGGAACCGCTAAGATACTTAACTCTATTAAAAATACATTAAGAGGCAATGTAAAATTGCTATTTGAACCTGCAGAAGAAACTACTGGGGGAGCAAAGGTTATGGTAAAAGAAGGAGTTCTAGATGATCCTAATGTAGATGCGGTTATAGGTCTTCATGTAGAAGAATGGCTTAATGTTGGTGAAATAGGATTAAAAAGAGGAGTTGTAAATGCTGCATCTAATCCATTTACCATAAAAATAATTGGGAAAGGTGGTCATGGGGCAAGTCCTAATGATACAGTAGACCCAATTGTAATAAGTGCTAATGTAATAAATGCTCTTCAAACTATAATAAGTAGAGAAATTTCGCCTACGGATCCAGGGGTTATAACCATAGGAAGTATACATGGTGGTACAGCACAAAATATTATACCAGATGAAGTTGAAATAAAAGGAATAATGCGTACCATGAAAAAAGAACAAAGAGAGTATGTAAACAAAAGATTTGTGGAGCTTGTAGAAGGAATAGTATCTTCAATGAGGGGTAAGTGTGAAATAAATATTGAAGAAAGTTATCCCAATCTTTATAATGAGGATATGCTTCTAGAAAAATTTAAAAAGGTGTCTACAAAAATATTTAGAGAAAATAATGTTAAAATGTTAGAAGAACCAAGGATGGGAGTTGAAAGTTTTGCGTATTTTTCAATGGAAAGACCATCGGTATTTTATTATTTAGGTTGTAGAAATGAAGAAAGGGGAATAATAAGTCCTGCACACAGCAGTCTTTTCGATATAGATGAAGAATGTATACCGTATGGAATAGCTATGCATTGTGCTTTTGTAGAGGAGTTTTTAAATAGCTAG
- a CDS encoding RluA family pseudouridine synthase: MKIEIGSNEAGQRMDKFLRKLLKDVPLSRIFKSIRTGQVRVNGKKVKQNYSLNEGDILVFEDIQTNSSKKEVKKLDTGFLKITYEDENILIVEKWPGVLVHSDKKNGEDTLTDYVLSYLFEKGDYTPEKEITFTPAPCNRLDRNTSGVVIYGKNFESLKLLNELIRERRIKKYYTALVIGKINDGTYEAYIAKDEDSNISKIYKEPKDNTKKIAMDVKVVQTIGAYTLIDIDLITGRSHQLRAHLSFLGNPIVGDLKYGDKKINNFFQNKYALDFQFLYAYKLIFKNCDGKLAYMQNKTIAESLPPILKKIKKDVFKF; this comes from the coding sequence ATGAAAATAGAAATAGGATCAAATGAAGCTGGACAGAGAATGGATAAGTTTTTAAGAAAACTGCTTAAAGATGTACCTTTAAGCAGGATATTTAAATCCATAAGAACTGGCCAAGTACGAGTGAATGGAAAAAAAGTAAAGCAAAATTATTCTCTTAATGAAGGGGATATTTTAGTTTTTGAAGATATACAAACAAACTCTTCTAAAAAGGAAGTAAAGAAATTAGATACTGGATTTTTAAAGATAACTTATGAAGATGAAAATATTTTAATTGTAGAAAAGTGGCCAGGAGTTTTGGTTCACTCAGATAAAAAAAATGGAGAAGATACATTAACAGACTATGTATTATCTTATCTTTTTGAAAAAGGGGATTATACACCAGAAAAAGAAATAACCTTCACTCCAGCACCTTGTAATAGATTAGACAGAAATACATCTGGAGTAGTAATATACGGTAAAAATTTCGAGAGTTTAAAACTTTTAAATGAGCTTATTAGAGAAAGAAGAATTAAAAAATATTATACAGCTTTAGTAATAGGTAAGATTAATGATGGAACTTATGAGGCCTATATAGCTAAAGATGAAGATAGTAATATATCTAAAATTTATAAAGAACCCAAAGATAACACTAAAAAAATAGCTATGGATGTTAAAGTAGTTCAAACCATAGGAGCATACACATTAATAGATATAGATTTGATAACAGGAAGAAGCCATCAACTTAGAGCACATTTAAGCTTTTTAGGAAATCCAATAGTGGGTGATCTTAAATATGGTGATAAAAAGATAAATAACTTCTTTCAAAACAAATATGCATTAGATTTTCAATTTTTATATGCATATAAGTTAATATTTAAGAACTGTGATGGAAAGTTAGCTTATATGCAGAATAAAACTATAGCAGAGAGTTTACCACCTATTTTAAAGAAAATTAAGAAAGATGTATTTAAATTTTAG